A stretch of the Panicum virgatum strain AP13 chromosome 9N, P.virgatum_v5, whole genome shotgun sequence genome encodes the following:
- the LOC120691787 gene encoding protein BIG GRAIN 1-like, which translates to MERWAPAPARERPRRRPGQPSFSSSLLDAICDSLDDQPGGPGTTVAAAAARSAGTGSAQKKQEAALHCYYYKPSLAASHRAAPAPSDDCSGRGYFSSSEVEYSLRRLRPIRTSGGVGEASVAPEEKPPQQQPAADKVRGARKPSAASARGSCRRPASPGARLASLINAIFSGKRHSARQHPAPADEEPACSTAPSTARPCLAKTPPSARARARSSRSRSRTVRFLDIDGEVAVAAAASGCRRIPVVEVEEDSDGGEQSSDASSDLFELENLAAIAPGSSATRCRRACGDELPVYGTTGAGLRHDIGRRRPFGYGTPGRSCSRAV; encoded by the coding sequence ATGGAGAggtgggcgccggcgccggcgcgggagaGGCCCAGGCGGCGGCCTGGCCAGCCGTCCTTCTCGTCCTCGCTGCTCGACGCCATCTGCGACTCCCTCGACGACCAGCCCGGCGGGCCGGGAACGacggtggccgcggccgcggcgagatCGGCTGGGACTGGGAGCGCCCAGAAGAAGCAAGAGGCGGCCCTGCATTGCTACTACTACAAGCCGTCCTTGGCCGCCAGCcaccgggcggcgccggcgccctcggACGACTGCTCCGGCCGCGGGTACTTCTCGTCGTCCGAGGTCGAGTactccctccgccgcctccgccccatCCGCACCTCCGGCGGCGTCGGGGAGGCATCGGTGGCTCCAGAGGAgaagccgccgcagcagcagccggcggcggacAAGGTGAGGGGCGCGAGGAAGCCGTCCGCTGCCTCGGCCCGCGGCAGCTGCCGGAGGCCGGCCTCCCCCGGCGCGCGGCTCGCCAGCCTGATCAACGCCATCTTCTCCGGCAAGCGCCATTCCGCGCGGCAgcacccggcgccggcggacgaGGAGCCGGCATGCTCGACTGCCCCGTCGACTGCGCGCCCCTGCCTCGCCAAGACGCCGCcgtcggcgcgggcgcgggcgcggtcgagccggagccggagccggaccgTGCGGTTCTTGGACATCGACGGCGAGGTTGCCGTTGCCGCGGCCGCCTCTGGCTGCAGGCGAATCCCGGTGGTGGAAGTGGAGGAggacagcgacggcggcgagcagagcAGCGACGCCAGCTCCGACTTGTTCGAGCTCGAGAACCTCGCGGCCATTGCTCCGGGGAGTAGTGCCACGCGTTGCAGGAGAGCGTGCGGGGATGAGCTTCCGGTGTACGGGACGACTGGGGCTGGGCTCCGGCACGAcattggccgccgccgtccgttcGGGTATGGCACCCCTGGTCGGAGTTGTAGCAGAGCTGTTTGA